One window from the genome of Natronomonas pharaonis DSM 2160 encodes:
- the npdG gene encoding NADPH-dependent F420 reductase, whose product MRIALLGGTGDIGRGLALRWGRDTDHELLVGSRDPEKAREAAEAYIEKLDSYGADAEIKGFENAMAADRADVVVLAVPAYHLVDTVEAVADRLDDDTVLVTPAVGMQRDEDGFHYNRPGAGSVAALAADAKPDGVPLVGAFHNLPAGGLSDLDADFEWDTLVFGDDDDAKAIVTELAAGIDGLRPLDVGGLANAPEVEAVTPLLINVAMENDDLHDLGVRFQ is encoded by the coding sequence ATGCGAATCGCATTACTCGGCGGTACCGGCGACATCGGACGCGGCCTCGCACTCCGGTGGGGCCGCGATACGGACCACGAACTGCTCGTCGGCTCCCGCGACCCCGAGAAAGCGCGCGAGGCGGCCGAAGCGTATATCGAGAAGCTCGATTCCTACGGCGCGGACGCCGAAATCAAGGGCTTCGAAAACGCGATGGCGGCCGACCGGGCCGATGTGGTCGTACTCGCCGTACCGGCCTACCACCTCGTCGACACCGTCGAGGCCGTCGCCGACCGGCTCGACGACGATACGGTACTGGTGACGCCGGCGGTCGGCATGCAGCGCGACGAGGACGGCTTCCACTACAACCGGCCGGGGGCTGGTAGCGTTGCGGCGCTTGCGGCCGACGCAAAGCCGGACGGCGTACCACTTGTCGGCGCGTTCCACAACCTCCCGGCGGGCGGGCTGTCGGACCTCGATGCCGACTTCGAGTGGGACACGCTCGTCTTCGGTGACGACGACGACGCCAAGGCGATTGTTACCGAACTCGCGGCGGGAATCGACGGGCTCCGTCCGCTCGATGTCGGCGGACTGGCGAACGCCCCGGAGGTCGAAGCGGTGACACCGCTTCTCATCAACGTCGCGATGGAAAACGACGACCTCCACGACCTCGGCGTGCGGTTTCAGTAG
- a CDS encoding ABC transporter substrate-binding protein gives MSDEGVDRRTFLQYGGTAAAAAASVSVAGCNGNGDGNGNGNGTGNGDGEPATGEPRTFDEELPDDPTREELLEHANGMANALAPFIYLHQQYSIYGVSEDLDWDARGDEDILVREIDTDREEITITQGTFPGAMDPLDHNDTPTHNVLNQAYEPVLYRDREGRTVARIATDWERRDETTVAFEVRDGVTFHSGNEMTADDVAFSINRANDPEVSDQAGVIGAIDEARAEDGEVVVDLEAVVPTIFFNLTAFGRVMEREWTEARDQGDLNDGEVNGTGPYELENFADDVEVAYERFDDYWDENPGPDRVVFNAVSDEGTRVDRLIADESDLVTNVNPRDVGELQGADGVEPQGVPSIRNIFIVMNDAKEPFDSLEFRQAMNYAVDVEAIIDGILDEFGELTSQPTLEGHFGHNPRVDPYPYDPDQAEALVEESGHADVEIEVHTTTGRYLRDTDIAETVAGQIDDLDNVSATAELRDTQSLFNESQTGNQDDSPAIFLMGWSNPTLDADYAMTPWFDPEDAFGIAHFSDDDLLELLHRAQETPLEEE, from the coding sequence ATGTCCGACGAAGGCGTAGACAGACGTACGTTCCTCCAGTACGGTGGCACCGCCGCGGCGGCCGCCGCAAGTGTCAGCGTCGCCGGCTGCAACGGCAATGGCGACGGCAACGGCAACGGAAACGGCACCGGCAACGGCGACGGCGAGCCGGCGACCGGCGAACCTCGAACCTTCGACGAGGAGCTGCCGGACGACCCGACACGCGAGGAGCTGCTCGAACACGCCAACGGGATGGCGAACGCCCTCGCGCCCTTCATTTATCTCCACCAGCAGTACAGTATCTACGGCGTCAGCGAGGACCTCGATTGGGACGCTCGCGGCGACGAGGACATTCTCGTCCGCGAAATCGACACCGACCGCGAGGAAATAACCATCACGCAGGGGACGTTCCCCGGCGCGATGGACCCGCTCGACCACAACGACACGCCGACACACAACGTCCTCAACCAGGCCTACGAGCCGGTTTTGTACCGTGACCGCGAGGGCCGGACCGTCGCGCGCATCGCGACTGACTGGGAGCGGCGCGACGAGACGACCGTCGCCTTTGAAGTCCGCGACGGCGTGACCTTCCACAGCGGCAACGAGATGACGGCCGACGACGTGGCGTTCAGCATCAACCGTGCAAACGACCCCGAGGTCAGCGACCAGGCGGGCGTCATCGGCGCTATCGATGAAGCTCGCGCTGAGGACGGCGAGGTCGTCGTCGACCTCGAGGCCGTCGTGCCGACCATCTTCTTCAACCTGACCGCCTTCGGCCGCGTCATGGAGCGGGAATGGACCGAAGCCCGCGACCAGGGCGACCTCAACGACGGCGAGGTAAACGGAACCGGTCCCTACGAACTCGAAAACTTCGCCGACGACGTCGAAGTCGCCTACGAGCGGTTCGACGACTACTGGGACGAAAACCCCGGTCCGGACCGTGTGGTCTTCAACGCTGTCTCGGACGAAGGAACCCGCGTCGACCGGCTCATCGCCGACGAGAGCGACCTCGTGACCAACGTCAACCCCCGCGATGTCGGCGAGCTGCAGGGCGCTGACGGCGTCGAGCCACAGGGCGTCCCCAGCATCCGCAACATCTTCATCGTGATGAACGATGCCAAGGAGCCCTTCGACAGCCTCGAGTTCCGACAGGCGATGAACTATGCGGTCGACGTTGAGGCCATCATCGACGGCATCCTCGACGAGTTCGGCGAGCTAACGAGCCAACCGACGCTGGAGGGACACTTCGGCCACAACCCGCGAGTCGACCCGTATCCGTACGACCCTGACCAGGCTGAGGCACTGGTCGAGGAAAGCGGCCACGCGGACGTCGAAATAGAGGTTCATACGACGACCGGCCGCTATCTCCGCGACACCGATATCGCCGAGACGGTCGCCGGCCAGATAGACGACCTCGACAACGTGTCGGCGACTGCCGAACTGCGCGACACGCAGTCGCTGTTCAACGAATCCCAGACCGGCAATCAGGATGACTCACCGGCCATCTTCCTCATGGGCTGGAGCAACCCGACTCTCGATGCCGACTACGCGATGACGCCGTGGTTCGACCCCGAAGACGCCTTCGGCATCGCCCACTTCAGCGACGACGACCTGCTTGAACTGCTCCACCGTGCGCAGGAGACGCCCTTAGAGGAAGAGTAA